A genomic stretch from Deltaproteobacteria bacterium includes:
- a CDS encoding ATP-binding cassette domain-containing protein: MSRPLIEFRGVCKSFGDKPVLRGVDLAINRGEVFFLIGTSGVGKSVAIKHIVGLLRVDAGEIWYAGQRIDNLSERAFYPIRKRVGMVFQNATLFDSMTLQENVALPLRKHHRMRHAVAMERALERLDQVHMAEFADRYPTELSDGMRKRAAIARTLTLDPEAVLFDEPTTGLDPVSARRIDALVRELSDRLGVTCVVVSHDLVSIRSIADRIAFLYQGRIHACGPRAAFTEPADPIVAQFLAGRSDGPMDTPGF, from the coding sequence GTGTCGCGCCCGCTCATCGAATTCCGCGGCGTGTGCAAGTCGTTCGGCGACAAGCCGGTGCTGCGCGGCGTCGACCTCGCCATCAACCGTGGCGAGGTGTTCTTCCTTATCGGCACCTCCGGTGTCGGCAAATCGGTTGCGATCAAACACATCGTCGGTTTGCTTCGCGTCGACGCCGGCGAGATCTGGTACGCCGGCCAGCGGATCGACAATCTGAGCGAGCGCGCGTTCTATCCGATTCGCAAGCGGGTCGGCATGGTGTTTCAGAATGCGACGTTGTTCGACTCGATGACGCTGCAAGAAAACGTCGCCCTGCCGCTTCGCAAGCACCATCGGATGCGCCATGCCGTTGCGATGGAGCGGGCGCTCGAGCGGCTCGATCAGGTCCACATGGCCGAGTTCGCCGACCGCTACCCCACCGAACTCAGTGACGGCATGCGCAAGCGCGCGGCGATCGCCCGCACCCTGACGCTCGATCCGGAGGCGGTGCTATTCGACGAGCCGACCACGGGTCTCGACCCCGTGAGTGCTCGCCGCATCGACGCGCTCGTTCGCGAACTGTCGGACCGGCTCGGCGTGACGTGCGTGGTCGTGTCGCACGATCTCGTGTCGATCCGGTCGATCGCGGACCGGATCGCGTTTCTGTACCAGGGGCGCATCCACGCGTGCGGGCCGCGGGCCGCGTTCACCGAGCCGGCCGATCCGATCGTCGCGCAGTTTTTGGCCGGTCGATCCGACGGGCCAATGGACACGCCGGGCTTCTGA
- a CDS encoding ABC transporter permease yields the protein MTVRGHIERLGGAAIDGARAAADLYATLAATLRGALRPRAGGRRPPGEVVHQMYEIGNRSLLFIAVTLGFIGMVMIYQSCLQLSRITGDLSRVGSEFAKIATHDFGPTLTAMMVATRVGAGIAAEVGSMKVTEQIDALRMCGVSPIDYLIVPRALASVIMTFVLSVIGGAILYAAGGVTAHLSFGVNYRTFFDAGQIEAIDVAIGTSKCLTYGLAIPVVSGYCGLRARGSSEGVGWATTAAVIGSSLAVIILDFLLSGVGLTLRR from the coding sequence ATGACCGTTCGCGGCCACATCGAACGTCTCGGCGGCGCGGCAATCGACGGGGCGCGCGCCGCGGCCGATCTGTACGCGACGCTCGCGGCGACGCTGCGCGGCGCACTGCGCCCCCGCGCCGGCGGGCGGCGCCCGCCTGGCGAGGTGGTCCACCAGATGTACGAGATCGGCAACCGCTCGCTCCTGTTCATCGCGGTGACGCTCGGCTTCATCGGCATGGTCATGATCTACCAGAGCTGCCTGCAGCTCAGCCGCATCACCGGCGACCTGTCCCGCGTCGGCAGCGAGTTCGCGAAGATCGCGACCCACGACTTCGGGCCCACCCTCACGGCGATGATGGTCGCCACGCGCGTCGGGGCCGGCATCGCGGCGGAGGTCGGCTCGATGAAGGTCACCGAACAGATCGATGCGCTGCGGATGTGCGGCGTCTCCCCGATCGATTACCTCATCGTGCCGCGAGCGCTGGCATCCGTCATCATGACGTTCGTACTGTCGGTCATCGGCGGCGCGATCCTGTACGCGGCCGGAGGAGTCACCGCGCACCTGTCGTTCGGCGTCAACTACCGCACGTTTTTCGACGCCGGCCAGATCGAGGCGATCGACGTCGCGATCGGAACATCCAAATGCCTGACCTACGGCCTCGCGATCCCGGTCGTATCGGGATACTGCGGCCTGCGCGCGCGCGGCTCCTCGGAGGGCGTCGGCTGGGCGACGACGGCGGCGGTCATCGGCAGTTCGCTTGCCGTCATCATCCTCGACTTTTTGCTGTCGGGTGTCGGCCTCACCCTGCGGAGATGA
- a CDS encoding ABC transporter permease, with translation MTSAARALAGIGAGAIATAREVGGIALLLAHVFRALLPPSMDGRELVRNLYKMGNRSVPIVVLTAFFTGGIMVIQSGLFVRRFNATGIVGWGTGYAVFREIGPILIALMFSGRVGANNTAELGTMTVTEQLDGLRALAIDPVRYLLVPRVVAMIVCLFLLTAIGDLVAIVGGMAFAKLLLGIEVSTFYYSLVDNLKVADLVHGLVKALAFGGAIALSSCHFGVTVRGGAVGVGRAVNAAVVAAAVCIMLLDFFLTYLTG, from the coding sequence GTGACATCCGCAGCGCGCGCCCTCGCCGGTATCGGCGCCGGCGCGATCGCGACCGCCCGCGAAGTCGGCGGCATCGCGCTGCTGCTCGCTCACGTTTTCCGCGCGCTGCTGCCCCCGTCGATGGACGGCCGCGAACTCGTTCGCAACCTGTACAAAATGGGCAACCGCTCGGTACCGATCGTCGTGCTCACCGCGTTTTTCACCGGCGGTATCATGGTCATCCAGTCGGGGCTGTTCGTGCGCCGGTTCAACGCGACCGGAATTGTCGGCTGGGGCACCGGCTACGCCGTATTTCGCGAAATCGGCCCGATCTTGATCGCGCTGATGTTCTCGGGACGAGTCGGCGCCAACAACACGGCCGAACTCGGGACGATGACCGTGACCGAGCAGCTCGACGGGCTGCGCGCGCTCGCCATCGACCCGGTGCGCTACCTACTCGTGCCGCGCGTCGTCGCCATGATCGTGTGCCTGTTTCTGCTCACGGCGATCGGCGATTTGGTTGCGATCGTCGGCGGCATGGCGTTCGCAAAACTGCTGCTCGGAATCGAAGTATCGACGTTCTACTACAGCCTCGTGGACAACCTGAAGGTCGCCGACCTGGTTCACGGCCTGGTGAAGGCGCTCGCGTTCGGCGGCGCGATCGCGCTGTCGAGTTGCCACTTCGGCGTCACGGTGCGCGGCGGCGCCGTCGGCGTCGGCCGCGCGGTCAACGCCGCCGTCGTCGCCGCGGCCGTTTGCATCATGCTGCTCGACTTCTTTCTGACCTACCTTACCGGATGA